One Paramisgurnus dabryanus chromosome 8, PD_genome_1.1, whole genome shotgun sequence DNA window includes the following coding sequences:
- the LOC135720912 gene encoding olfactory receptor 4B13-like: MENKTHFYFIMFENLGHIRYALFTLGFVLYCAIIILNVLIILSICLERTLHQPMYILISCLSINSVYGTAGFFPRLLSDLLSDTHTIFNEACLIQGFVIFTYTTNEFATLMLMAFDRFVAISKPLQYHNIITLRVITFLIFIHWIFPMLCLGITVLLTSRMTMCGNKLWKVYCHNYELVKLSCTNSLLSNVYGLFVLIISAVIPLCLILYSYVKILIICQKSSSQFRSKAYQTCIPHIVILLNFSIGIISEIILSRLVNLEIPIWLSVFFSLEFLVVPPILNPLVYALNFTDIRKKIICLIKKIKCYT, from the coding sequence ATggaaaataaaacacatttttacttcATAATGTTTGAAAATCTTGGGCATATAAGATATGCTTTGTTTACATTGGGATTTGTTTTATACTGTGCGATCATAATCCTAAATGTCCTTATTATTCTTTCAATATGTTTGGAAAGGACTTTACACCAGCCCATGTACATTCTGATTTCATGTTTGTCCATAAACTCTGTGTATGGTACAGCTGGCTTTTTTCCAAGGTTGTTGTCTGACTTGCTGTCTGATACACACACAATATTCAATGAAGCATGCCTCATTCAGGGTTTTGTCATTTTCACATATACAACAAATGAGTTTGCAACATTAATGTTAATGGCATTTGACAGATTTGTTGCAATTAGTAAACCTTTACAATACCATAACATAATTACTTTGAGGGTAATAacgtttttaatttttatacacTGGATTTTTCCAATGCTTTGTCTTGGTATCACTGTTCTTTTAACCTCCAGAATGACAATGTGTGGTAACAAACTGTGGAAGGTTTACTGTCACAATTATGAACTTGTTAAGCTCTCTTGTACAAACAGTTTACTTAGTAATGTTTATGGTTTGTTTGTATTGATAATATCTGCTGTTATACCATTATGTTTAATATTATATTCTTATGTTAAAATTCTTATCATTTGTCAAAAAAGCTCATCACAGTTTAGAAGCAAAGCTTATCAAACTTGTATTCCACACATAGTGATTCTTTTAAATTTCTCAATTGGCATTATTTCAGAAATCATTTTAAGTCGGCTTGTGAATTTAGAAATTCCAATATGGCTGTCAGTATTTTTTTCATTGGAGTTTCTTGTTGTACCACCAATCCTTAACCCTCTTGTTTATGCTTTAAACTTCACTGATATtcgcaaaaaaattatttgccttataaaaaaaataaaatgttacacaTAA